A genome region from Oenanthe melanoleuca isolate GR-GAL-2019-014 chromosome 2, OMel1.0, whole genome shotgun sequence includes the following:
- the MRPL32 gene encoding 39S ribosomal protein L32, mitochondrial, whose translation MAVLVLVRSPLPRLRALLQRCWGRLERGLWPGVFGGQSPPWGPALAVQGPALVPQGVKDAEAPSPLESVLWMAAPKQRRTIEVNRCRRRNPNKLIEIKRNIDVCPECGNLKQKHVLCGYCYAKVKEETRLIRMEIYKKEGGPFNTPTVETVVLYEGEKPTEKDEGKRIIERARKRPSWFVQN comes from the exons ATGGCGGTGCTGGTGCTGGTCCGCTCTCCGCTGCCGCGGCTTCGCGCTCTGCTCCAGCGCTGCTGGGGGCGGCTGGAGCGCGGCCTCTGGCCGGGTGTCTTCGGGGGCCAGAGCCCGCCCTGGG GACCAGCACTAGCTGTGCAGGGCCCAGCCCTTGTTCCACAAGGGGTGAAGGATGCCGAGGCGCCGAGCCCGCTGGAGAGCGTGCTGTGGATGGCGGCGCCCAAGCAGAGACGCACCATCGAGGTGAACCGCTGCCGCCGGAGGAATCCCAACAAGCTCATCGAGATAAAG AGGAACATAGATGTTTGCCCTGAATGTGGAAACTTGAAGCAGAAACATGTCCTTTGTGGCTATTGTTATGCAAAGGTCAAAGAAGAAACTCGACTGATACGGATGGAAATATACAAGAAGGAAGGAGGACCATTTAATACTCCAACTGTAGAGACTGTTGTCCTTTATGAAGgagaaaaacccacagaaaaagATGAAGGCAAGCGGATCATTGAAAGAGCCAGGAAGCGTCCATCTTGGTTTGTTCAAAATTGA